The Halomarina pelagica genome segment TCCGCTCTCCAGTCACGAGAATACTTAAACACGGTTTCCAGTTAGCCTCGTCACTATCTGACCGTAGTCCCTCGTATCCGGTAGACAGAGACCCACCATGAGATCAGTCGAACTCAACAACGGCGTGGAGATGCCGATTCTCGGTTTTGGCACGTACCAAATCGAAGACCTCGACGAGTGCGAACGAAGTGTCTCGGAAGCACTCGAAACAGGGTATCGACTCATCGATACTGCGGCGTCGTATGAGAACGAGGAGGCGGTCGGTAGGGCAATCGAAAAGAGCGACGTGCCGCGAGACGAGGTGTTCGTCACGTCGAAGCTCTGGATTCAGGACGCTGGCTACGAAGCCACGTTGGATGCGTACGAGCGGTCGCTGGACCGACTGGGCCTTGACTACCTAGACCTGTTTCTGATTCATCAGCCCTACGGAGACATCCACTGCTCGTGGCAGGCTATGGAAGACCTCTACGAGGAAGGCCAGATCAGGGCAATCGGGGTCAGCAACTTCCACCCCGACCGCGTGATGGACCTCATCGTCCACAACGATGTCGTCCCCGCAGTGAATCAGATTGAGACCCATCCATTCTACCAGCGAACTGACAACGCAGCGTTTCTCGAAGAACACGACATTCAACACGAGTCGTGGGGGCCGTTCGCCGAAGGCCAGAATAATATCTTCGACCACGACGTGTTGACCACGATTGGAGACCGCTACGACAAATCCGCTGCACAGGTGGTGCTTCGATGGCTCATTCAGCGTGAGATCGTTGCCATTCCGAAGTCGGTCCACGACGAGCGGATCGCCGAGAATTTCGATGTCTTCGACTTCGAACTCGACTCGGAGGAAATGGAGACGATTCCGGAATTGGACGAAGGCGAAAGCCAGTTCTTCGACCATAGAAATCCTGAAATGGTGAAACAGCTGGGGGAAGCTGAACGGGAGACGTAATTCCCGATTGCAGGAGCTACCCCTTGGGTCAGACTCCAACGTGTTCGCGGTACGCAACGGTCACGCGCGCACTTAAACGCGGTATTACGTTAGCATCACACCGAAGCGATTCACATCCCTTGTTCAAACTGAGAGTGACGATGGAATACACGACCCTTGGTTCGACCGGAATGAAGGTCAGTCGCCTCTGTCTCGGCGGGATGAGTTTCGGTGTGAGCGACCTTCACGACTGGACACTTGACGAGGAGGGATCACGCGAAATCATCGAACGCGCGATTGACCTTGGAATCAACTTCTTCGACACGGCGAATGCGTACTCGAACGGGGAGTCCGAAGAGATAATCGGGGACGTTCTTGATGACTATGACCGGGACGAACACGTTGTCGCCACGAAATGCTACTTTCCCACGAACCGCTTCTCGGGCGAGGACGAGCCGCACCCAAACGCGTCCGGGCTCTCACGGAAGACCATCGAACAGGAATTAGAGAATTCACTGGATCGGCTGGGGATGGACACCATCGACCTCTACCAGATCCACCGGTGGGACTACGACACACCCATCGAGCAGACGCTACGCGCACTTGACGACGCGGTCCGTCGTGGAACGGTGCGATACATCGGAGCATCCTCGATGTGGACCCACCAGTTCGCCGAGGCGCTCTACACCAGCAAGCACCTGGGCCTTGACCGATTCGTGACGATGCAGGACCACTACAACCTCGCCTACCGCGAGGGGGAACGCGAGATCTTCCCCTTCTGCAAGAAAGAAGACATCGGCGTCATCCCGTGGAGTCCGCTTGCCCAGGGGTACCTCACCCGCCCCCACGAAGAGATGACTGCGACGACTCGCGGTGAGGAGCTGACCGAGATCCACGAGGAGTACCGGATGGGCGGTGGCCCAGACGTCAATGAGCGTGTTGAGGAGCTGGCTACGCAGAAGGGTGTGACGATGGCACAACTCTCGCTGGCGTGGCTACTCCATCAGGATGCCGTTGATGCACCGATTGTTGGCACCACGAGTGTCGAACATCTCGAACAAGCTGTCGAAGCACTGGAGATCGATCTGTCAGATTCGGACCTCGAATACCTCGAAGAGCCATACGAACCCCTCCCGATTGCTGGGGCTCCCGTCCCCGGGTCGCAGGCCAACTAGAGCCGCCTCAATACAGGATTTCACTTAAATTCACATGAGAAAGAACACACTACTCAACTCAGAGGAGGCAGATACCAATGGAACAAATCGGCGTACGTTGCTCGGGGCAGGTGTCTTGGCAGGAAGCGGGTTACTCGCGGGATGCTTACACTGGGGCCGCTCCGATACGGAAGAGCAGAATGCCCCTCCCCAAACTGCGGATGAGAATCGCGTATTGATTGTGTTTTTCTCTCGTACGGAAAACACACAGGCTGTAGCTGAAATCATTCAGCAGGAAGTGGGTGGTGACCTGTTCGAGGTCCATCCAGCAGAGCCGTATCCCGTAGATTACGACACGCTCGTATCCCAGGTAGACGAAGAAAACGAAGCCGGCTATACACCGCCTCTCAAATGCAACGTGGAGAATATCGGGGCTTATAACACCGTGTTTTTCGGTGCCCCGACGTGGGATATGCAACTGCCGCCACCGATGAAGACCTTTCTGAGTGAACACGATTTAAGCGGAAAAACGGTTGTGCCATTCAATACGAATGGGGGCTATGGTGTCGGAAGTAGTTTTCAAACTGTAGCAGAGCGCAGTCCGAATGCCGACGTCCTGGAAGGCTTCTCCACAAGAGGAGGATTGGAGCGAGATGGGATCTATCTCGCTATAAAGGATGAACGCCGGGAGGAAGTCCACACCGGAGTGACTGACTGGTTGCAAAACCTTCAGATTTGACGCAGAGCCTACCGGTGACGAGGTCACGGTTATTGACGCGCTTCATCCCGGTGAGCGATCTCCAACAATCCGTTTTTGGAAATTCGGAAATTACACGCTTCCATTTATTACCCCAGCAGTCTGTGTCGACGCCGAATCAATGATCACCGACGCGCGCGTCCTCCAACCGGAATTCATCCCACGGGAGGTCCAACACCGGGATGCCGAGGTGAACTACCCCTCCAGTGTTCTCAACCCCACCGACGCAGGACATCCTCGACTCCATCCAGGAGCAGGTTGAGGACCTTTGCCACATCCACGACCACATCACCCGGATTATAGCGAACCTCGACATCGAAGGCGACTGGTTCACCGGATACAACTACCCCGAGAAAGCAAAGTACGAGCTCGAAGGGATGGTGAAAACCTTTCTCTACATGCACGCCAGCGGATTCGACGAAGCAGAGACTGCTCGCCGTCTGAAAGGTGCGGCCTTCATTTACGTCAGATTCGAATTACCGCGCCCACCGTCGAAGCAGCTCATCAACTACACGAAAAAGAAGCGGTTCTCGCTAAAGGAACGAAAGACTCTGAAAAAGGCCGGAAAGCGTATTCATAAGATCTGTGCTGACCACGACCTCGTACGCACGGACACAACGACCGAACCTGCGCTTGATCCTGACGATATTCGAGGAACCGACATCGAGGAAGAACAAATCATGGAAGCCGTGGGACTCGCTTCTGACCTCGGCTTCTCCGCCTTCACCGCTGACCGTGCGAGCAACGCGAAGTACGCATTAGAGGCCTACCTTGAACGCCAGGCGTACCTGAACATGGCAAACGCTGCTGCAACCACGCCCCGCCGCCGGTTCGCACGTCTCAGCGACCGTGACGAAGTGCCGCACGGTTCGTCGCACAATCGGACGATGAAGAAGATCGCTGACCCAGACTCCCAACTCACGTTCGATGAATTTGTCGAGGGGGGTCGCATCCCTGACTGGCAACGCATTCGTGATGAGACTCTCCAGGCCTTCCACACCGGAGTCGAACGGATTCTGGATGAGATTACAGACGATGACCGCGGACAAGTCGGGATTCGAGAGCCGGTCAACGCTGCAATCGACATTGTGACGTGGAATTTCTGGCCATCACCATTCCAAAAGCAGGAAGAGGCAGAACCTGGCGAGCAACCAGTCACTTTCAAAACCAGTTCTGGGAAGACTCGGACGGAGTACCTCAAGGAGGATTACCCGGTCAT includes the following:
- a CDS encoding aldo/keto reductase, whose translation is MRSVELNNGVEMPILGFGTYQIEDLDECERSVSEALETGYRLIDTAASYENEEAVGRAIEKSDVPRDEVFVTSKLWIQDAGYEATLDAYERSLDRLGLDYLDLFLIHQPYGDIHCSWQAMEDLYEEGQIRAIGVSNFHPDRVMDLIVHNDVVPAVNQIETHPFYQRTDNAAFLEEHDIQHESWGPFAEGQNNIFDHDVLTTIGDRYDKSAAQVVLRWLIQREIVAIPKSVHDERIAENFDVFDFELDSEEMETIPELDEGESQFFDHRNPEMVKQLGEAERET
- a CDS encoding aldo/keto reductase → MEYTTLGSTGMKVSRLCLGGMSFGVSDLHDWTLDEEGSREIIERAIDLGINFFDTANAYSNGESEEIIGDVLDDYDRDEHVVATKCYFPTNRFSGEDEPHPNASGLSRKTIEQELENSLDRLGMDTIDLYQIHRWDYDTPIEQTLRALDDAVRRGTVRYIGASSMWTHQFAEALYTSKHLGLDRFVTMQDHYNLAYREGEREIFPFCKKEDIGVIPWSPLAQGYLTRPHEEMTATTRGEELTEIHEEYRMGGGPDVNERVEELATQKGVTMAQLSLAWLLHQDAVDAPIVGTTSVEHLEQAVEALEIDLSDSDLEYLEEPYEPLPIAGAPVPGSQAN
- a CDS encoding flavodoxin translates to MRKNTLLNSEEADTNGTNRRTLLGAGVLAGSGLLAGCLHWGRSDTEEQNAPPQTADENRVLIVFFSRTENTQAVAEIIQQEVGGDLFEVHPAEPYPVDYDTLVSQVDEENEAGYTPPLKCNVENIGAYNTVFFGAPTWDMQLPPPMKTFLSEHDLSGKTVVPFNTNGGYGVGSSFQTVAERSPNADVLEGFSTRGGLERDGIYLAIKDERREEVHTGVTDWLQNLQI
- a CDS encoding transposase, producing MFSTPPTQDILDSIQEQVEDLCHIHDHITRIIANLDIEGDWFTGYNYPEKAKYELEGMVKTFLYMHASGFDEAETARRLKGAAFIYVRFELPRPPSKQLINYTKKKRFSLKERKTLKKAGKRIHKICADHDLVRTDTTTEPALDPDDIRGTDIEEEQIMEAVGLASDLGFSAFTADRASNAKYALEAYLERQAYLNMANAAATTPRRRFARLSDRDEVPHGSSHNRTMKKIADPDSQLTFDEFVEGGRIPDWQRIRDETLQAFHTGVERILDEITDDDRGQVGIREPVNAAIDIVTWNFWPSPFQKQEEAEPGEQPVTFKTSSGKTRTEYLKEDYPVMASGFKESHERGYKFATLTIVAENTPIVLAIEPVRDVRAWEDENEVHRTSRADIVDRLLEQAQQHVDINKVFADREFDAHEVRHLINKHDLYYVIGKRKQSSEDKENVEEVKQHSVIDARVEYASLTVDGETHDLSIMYVPKNAAIENEERDEDDGWDEYAIFTTNYKVEPERAIGLTAQYRDRWEIENQYKTIKKHFLPTSASKDYRVRFLYFTIGVLMYNLWRLTNFVLRDEVDVDLGEKPPLRAGEIVELVAFCLFDPGD